One Bacteroidota bacterium genomic region harbors:
- the lepA gene encoding translation elongation factor 4 — MERIRNFCIIAHIDHGKSTLADRLLEYTGTISARERVEQVLDSMDLERERGITIKSHPVRMEYITQQGQHYVLNLIDTPGHVDFAYEVSRALKSCEGALLVVDASQGVEAQTIANLYQALEHDLEIVPVLNKIDLPNAEPERVTQEILDLIGGKPEEILRVSAKTGQGIEALLEAIIARIPPPQGDPEAPLKALIFDSVFNPYRGAVVYCRLFDGTLRRGDRIRFMATGKEYVAEEIGVLRLGHQPVEELRAGEVGYVIGNVKELKDARVGDTITHAERPASEPIPGFRQVKPMVYSGLYPTASEEFENLRAALEKLQLNDAALQFMPETSAALGFGFRAGFLGLLHMEIVQERLEREFGLDIITTVPNVEYRVVKRNGQVVFVDNPAEMPSAGEIDHIEEPYIRAQIITPSCYIGPIMQLCQERRGLYVNTHYLSPERADLTYELPLAEVIFDFYDKLKSISRGYASFDYELLEYRESDLVKLDILLNGEPVDALSTIVHRSKAYEWGRRLCQRLKELIPRQQFEVAVQAAIGSRVIARETIKPLRKNVLAKCYGGDVTRKRKLLEKQKEGKKRLKQIGRVEVPQEAFLAVLSMESPTK; from the coding sequence ATGGAGCGCATCCGTAATTTCTGCATTATCGCCCACATCGATCACGGCAAGAGCACCCTAGCCGATCGGCTTCTAGAGTACACCGGGACGATCTCGGCCCGAGAGCGCGTAGAGCAAGTGCTAGACTCGATGGATTTGGAGCGCGAGCGAGGCATCACGATCAAAAGCCACCCGGTGCGCATGGAGTACATCACCCAGCAGGGGCAACATTACGTGCTCAACCTCATCGACACACCGGGACATGTGGATTTCGCCTATGAGGTCTCGCGCGCCCTTAAATCCTGCGAAGGGGCGCTTCTGGTGGTGGACGCCTCTCAGGGCGTGGAGGCACAGACGATCGCCAACCTGTATCAGGCCTTAGAGCATGATCTCGAGATCGTGCCCGTGTTAAATAAGATCGATCTGCCCAACGCCGAACCCGAACGTGTCACCCAGGAAATTCTAGACCTCATCGGAGGAAAGCCGGAGGAAATCCTGCGCGTGAGCGCCAAAACCGGTCAGGGGATCGAGGCCCTGCTGGAGGCTATTATCGCCCGCATCCCGCCCCCCCAGGGGGACCCGGAGGCCCCCTTAAAGGCGCTCATCTTTGACTCGGTATTTAACCCCTATCGGGGAGCCGTGGTCTACTGTCGCCTCTTTGACGGCACGCTGCGTCGCGGGGACCGGATCCGCTTCATGGCCACAGGCAAGGAGTATGTGGCCGAGGAGATCGGGGTACTGCGACTAGGCCATCAGCCCGTGGAGGAGCTGCGAGCCGGCGAGGTCGGCTACGTTATCGGCAACGTTAAGGAGCTTAAGGACGCCCGCGTGGGGGATACGATTACGCACGCCGAAAGGCCCGCCTCCGAACCCATCCCGGGGTTTCGACAGGTAAAGCCCATGGTGTACAGTGGCTTGTACCCAACGGCCTCGGAGGAGTTCGAGAACCTGCGAGCAGCCTTAGAGAAGCTGCAGCTGAATGACGCCGCACTACAGTTTATGCCAGAAACCTCCGCGGCTCTGGGCTTCGGCTTCCGGGCCGGCTTTCTAGGTTTGTTGCACATGGAAATCGTGCAGGAGCGCCTGGAGCGAGAATTCGGACTCGATATCATCACCACCGTGCCGAACGTCGAATACCGCGTCGTAAAACGCAACGGCCAAGTGGTGTTCGTCGATAACCCGGCCGAAATGCCCTCGGCTGGAGAGATCGATCACATCGAAGAACCGTACATCCGAGCTCAAATCATCACCCCCAGCTGCTACATCGGCCCCATCATGCAGTTGTGTCAAGAGCGGCGTGGGCTTTATGTGAACACGCACTACTTGTCCCCGGAACGGGCCGATCTTACTTACGAGCTACCCTTGGCCGAGGTGATCTTTGACTTCTACGATAAGCTCAAATCCATCTCTCGGGGATACGCCTCCTTCGACTACGAGCTATTGGAGTACCGGGAGTCCGATTTGGTCAAGCTCGACATCCTGCTTAACGGCGAGCCGGTGGATGCGCTCTCCACGATCGTGCACCGATCCAAGGCCTACGAATGGGGCCGCCGCCTGTGCCAGCGCCTTAAAGAGCTCATCCCCAGACAACAATTCGAGGTGGCCGTACAGGCGGCCATCGGCTCACGGGTGATCGCACGAGAGACGATCAAGCCCCTTCGCAAAAACGTGCTGGCCAAATGCTACGGTGGGGATGTGACGCGTAAACGCAAGCTGCTGGAGAAACAAAAAGAGGGCAAGAAACGACTAAAGCAAATCGGGCGTGTCGAGGTACCCCAAGAGGCCTTTTTGGCCGTGCTCTCCATGGAAAGTCCCACTAAGTAG
- a CDS encoding ABC transporter permease, producing MNYRVLLARRYLFSPRRWRFISVLSGISVLGVAIGVTMLIVVLSVFNGFYTLVRDLLLSFDPHVRLVPAQGPYLREVARWRALAEGAPYARQVSPYIEGKALLLYGSGPGRVVLVRGLDPRALPQGLTPDLGPGLRAPASAGLLTPSGAPPPVLVGLSLASEMGFFRGDTVHLLGTAGVAEALARLGLPAPRPFRVMGLYEIYRVFDQAHVFTSLEAARSLLRFPEGAASGIEMRLSDPDRAREVQRWLEARLGDAPVRVETWYDLQRTLYEVMALEKWASYLILSLIIGVAALNILGSLTLLVLEKRREIGLLMALGASARDVRRLFLYAGLWIGIIGGICGLVLGWGLCELQARYGLVRLKGADAFLVEAYPVRVEWFDVGIILLGAWLLCLLAAWYPAWRAGRIWPAEALRYE from the coding sequence GTGAACTATCGGGTCCTCCTAGCGCGCCGTTATCTGTTTAGCCCCCGCCGATGGCGTTTCATTTCGGTTCTAAGCGGCATCTCCGTGCTGGGAGTGGCGATCGGGGTGACGATGCTCATCGTGGTCTTGTCCGTTTTCAACGGCTTTTACACCCTGGTGCGCGATCTGCTGCTCAGTTTTGACCCACACGTGCGCCTTGTGCCCGCTCAAGGCCCTTATCTGCGGGAAGTGGCGCGCTGGCGGGCTTTGGCCGAGGGGGCTCCCTACGCGCGCCAGGTGAGCCCATACATAGAGGGGAAGGCCCTGCTGCTGTACGGTTCGGGTCCGGGCCGCGTGGTGTTGGTGCGCGGCTTAGATCCCCGGGCTCTGCCTCAGGGGCTTACGCCAGACCTCGGGCCCGGACTGCGCGCACCCGCTTCCGCGGGTCTACTGACCCCCTCCGGCGCCCCACCGCCTGTGTTGGTGGGCCTGAGTTTGGCTTCCGAGATGGGGTTTTTCCGAGGCGATACCGTGCACCTGCTCGGCACAGCGGGGGTCGCCGAGGCCCTTGCTCGCCTGGGGCTACCGGCTCCGCGTCCGTTTCGGGTGATGGGCCTCTATGAGATCTATCGCGTTTTCGATCAAGCGCACGTGTTCACGTCCCTGGAGGCGGCCCGTAGCCTGCTGCGCTTTCCCGAGGGAGCGGCCTCCGGTATCGAGATGCGTCTAAGCGATCCGGATCGCGCCCGAGAGGTGCAACGCTGGTTGGAGGCGCGCCTGGGCGATGCGCCGGTTCGGGTGGAGACGTGGTATGACCTGCAGCGCACCCTCTATGAGGTGATGGCGCTGGAAAAGTGGGCCTCGTATCTGATCCTGTCCCTTATCATCGGGGTGGCAGCTCTGAACATTCTAGGCTCGCTCACCTTGCTCGTACTGGAGAAGCGCCGCGAGATCGGCTTGCTTATGGCTCTGGGGGCCTCAGCGCGCGATGTTCGGCGTCTTTTCTTGTACGCGGGCCTCTGGATCGGAATCATAGGGGGGATATGCGGGCTGGTCCTGGGTTGGGGCCTCTGTGAGCTCCAAGCTCGCTATGGGCTGGTGCGGCTCAAAGGCGCGGACGCCTTTCTGGTGGAGGCCTATCCGGTTCGCGTGGAATGGTTTGACGTTGGGATAATCCTTCTGGGAGCATGGCTGCTGTGTCTGCTAGCCGCTTGGTACCCCGCCTGGCGAGCCGGCCGTATCTGGCCGGCCGAAGCGCTCCGGTACGAGTAA
- a CDS encoding P-loop NTPase has translation MIIAIASGKGGTGKTLIATYLAETLTHLGRRVVLLDGDWNLANCAMLLNESPRWVLEDYLMGRCGLEDVFHKTAGGFTLLTASRGGPLADPETMLEALDMALETAQREAEFVLLDTPAGMETPVFWALERAHMGLIVLLGDPAAVADAYRLVKHVYSLDPEYPFALVVNGAESEGEAQQIGTRFNAILEHFLGRTLPYAGYIAYDPELRRAALAQEVLVRSKPEHPTANCFRALADRLLAWRQALLVKVHDWEPSSAYTREV, from the coding sequence ATGATCATCGCCATCGCAAGCGGAAAAGGCGGAACCGGGAAAACGCTCATCGCCACCTACCTGGCCGAAACGCTGACTCATCTGGGCCGGCGCGTGGTGCTACTCGATGGGGATTGGAACCTGGCCAATTGCGCTATGCTGCTCAACGAAAGCCCCCGTTGGGTGCTGGAAGACTATCTCATGGGGCGTTGCGGATTGGAGGATGTCTTTCACAAGACCGCCGGAGGCTTTACGCTCCTGACCGCCTCACGGGGTGGCCCCTTGGCGGATCCGGAGACCATGCTGGAGGCCCTGGATATGGCCCTAGAGACGGCCCAGAGGGAGGCGGAGTTTGTGCTCTTGGACACCCCGGCCGGTATGGAGACGCCGGTATTCTGGGCCCTGGAACGCGCCCACATGGGGCTCATCGTGCTCTTGGGCGATCCAGCGGCCGTGGCGGACGCTTACCGGCTGGTCAAACATGTCTACAGTTTGGATCCCGAATACCCTTTTGCCCTAGTGGTCAATGGAGCCGAATCCGAAGGGGAGGCCCAACAGATAGGGACCCGTTTTAACGCGATCCTGGAGCACTTTTTGGGTCGCACCCTCCCCTACGCGGGGTACATCGCCTATGATCCGGAGCTGCGCCGGGCCGCCTTGGCCCAGGAAGTGCTGGTGCGAAGCAAGCCGGAGCATCCCACGGCGAACTGCTTCCGAGCCCTGGCCGACCGATTGCTAGCCTGGCGTCAAGCGCTCTTGGTCAAGGTCCATGACTGGGAGCCATCCTCGGCGTATACACGGGAGGTATAA
- the ruvB gene encoding Holliday junction branch migration DNA helicase RuvB: MTRERITDPYLVDRDFEARLRPACFEEFLGQERVVANLRVFVEAARSRGEALDHVLLAGPPGLGKTTLAYLIAHEMGTRLVVSAGPVLSKPADLAGVLTNLEPGDVLLIDEIHRLSPLVEEYLYTAMEDFRLDILIDSGPHARTVRLRIAPFTLVGTTTRAGLLSAPLRSRFGIQFRLEYYAIEVLQRILKRSAHLLSVELEESGALEIARRSRGTPRIANRLLRRARDFAQVYGDGRITAQIARHTLRALEVDEEGLDEMDQRLLRTLIERFGGGPVGLNALAAVLSEDPGTLEEVYEPYLLQEGFLERTPRGRIATGKAYRHFRLPVPPSRQPGLFSQ; this comes from the coding sequence ATGACGCGCGAACGCATCACAGATCCCTACCTCGTCGATCGGGACTTTGAGGCCCGACTGCGGCCTGCGTGCTTCGAGGAGTTTCTGGGACAGGAGCGGGTCGTAGCCAATCTGCGCGTTTTCGTAGAGGCTGCCCGGAGCCGGGGGGAGGCGTTGGATCACGTGCTGCTTGCCGGTCCCCCTGGGCTGGGCAAAACCACGCTGGCTTACCTGATCGCCCATGAGATGGGAACGCGTCTAGTGGTGAGCGCAGGACCCGTGCTGAGCAAACCAGCAGATTTAGCGGGCGTGCTCACAAACCTCGAGCCGGGCGACGTATTGCTGATCGATGAAATCCATCGGTTGTCTCCGCTCGTGGAGGAATACCTCTATACGGCCATGGAGGACTTTCGGCTTGACATCCTCATCGACTCCGGTCCTCATGCCCGCACGGTGCGCCTGCGGATAGCCCCTTTCACCTTGGTCGGCACCACGACGCGGGCCGGACTGCTTAGCGCGCCCTTAAGAAGCCGCTTTGGGATCCAGTTTCGACTTGAATACTATGCTATCGAAGTCCTCCAGCGCATCCTGAAACGCTCCGCCCACCTCTTAAGCGTAGAGCTGGAGGAATCGGGGGCCTTGGAGATCGCCCGCCGCAGCCGAGGCACCCCGCGCATCGCGAACCGATTGCTGCGTCGGGCGCGCGATTTCGCTCAAGTTTACGGAGATGGGCGCATCACGGCCCAGATCGCGCGGCATACACTGCGCGCCCTTGAAGTGGACGAAGAGGGGCTGGACGAAATGGACCAGCGGCTGCTTCGCACCCTGATCGAGCGCTTCGGCGGAGGGCCTGTGGGCCTAAACGCGCTGGCCGCCGTGCTCAGCGAAGATCCGGGCACCTTGGAGGAGGTCTACGAGCCCTACCTGCTCCAAGAGGGTTTTTTGGAGCGCACCCCACGCGGCCGGATCGCCACCGGCAAAGCTTACCGGCACTTTCGACTGCCCGTTCCCCCCAGCCGACAACCGGGGTTGTTTTCCCAATAA
- a CDS encoding 3-hydroxyacyl-CoA dehydrogenase NAD-binding domain-containing protein → MSTPRPVTRIHTIGIVGAGTMGSGIAQVALMAGLRVLLYDLKPSQVQRATETLQKNLRQAVERGKISEEAFQQALERFEGTTHFSRLAEADFVLEAVVEQLETKQALFENLDQVCPPDVVLASNTSSLPITGIAAATRRAELVVGMHFFNPAYTMKLVEVVRGHLTSPETISCTCALAERMGKVPVVVQDTPGFLVNRVARPFYGEALRIVGDGIATVEQVDRLVRAAGFRMGPFELMDLIGIDVNLAVTRSVYNAYFHEPRYQPHLIQHRMVQAGLLGRKSGRGFYWYSEPDSEKEVSSP, encoded by the coding sequence ATGTCCACCCCTCGTCCTGTAACGCGCATCCACACGATCGGCATTGTGGGGGCCGGTACCATGGGCTCCGGCATCGCCCAGGTCGCCCTCATGGCTGGGTTGCGCGTCCTGCTCTACGATCTTAAGCCCTCTCAGGTGCAGCGCGCCACGGAGACCCTGCAGAAGAACCTGCGTCAAGCCGTAGAAAGGGGGAAAATCTCCGAAGAAGCATTCCAGCAGGCCTTGGAGCGTTTTGAGGGCACAACGCATTTTAGCCGTCTGGCTGAGGCGGACTTCGTGCTAGAGGCCGTTGTGGAGCAGCTGGAAACCAAGCAGGCGCTCTTTGAGAACCTCGATCAGGTTTGTCCGCCAGATGTGGTGTTGGCTTCCAACACCTCTTCGCTTCCGATTACGGGGATCGCCGCCGCCACGCGCCGAGCTGAGCTTGTGGTGGGCATGCACTTCTTCAACCCCGCCTACACGATGAAACTCGTCGAGGTCGTGCGCGGACACCTGACCAGCCCCGAAACGATCTCCTGTACGTGCGCCTTGGCCGAACGCATGGGCAAGGTGCCCGTGGTCGTGCAAGACACCCCGGGGTTTCTCGTCAACCGGGTGGCGCGGCCCTTCTACGGAGAGGCGCTCAGAATAGTGGGCGATGGAATCGCCACGGTCGAGCAGGTCGACCGCTTGGTGCGCGCAGCCGGTTTCCGAATGGGGCCCTTTGAGCTCATGGACCTCATCGGGATTGACGTGAACCTGGCTGTGACGCGCTCCGTATACAACGCCTACTTCCATGAGCCGCGCTACCAGCCTCATCTCATCCAACACCGTATGGTGCAGGCGGGCTTGTTGGGGCGCAAAAGCGGACGCGGCTTTTACTGGTACTCCGAGCCCGACTCGGAAAAGGAGGTATCCTCCCCATGA
- a CDS encoding FliA/WhiG family RNA polymerase sigma factor yields the protein MNLARLQALAEAYSRRRGDETLREAVILAAIPLVRRIVGKITVPAHPLAQQADLESAGIIGLLQALEAYNPQSSAAQFHTFAYQRIRGQIIDYLRQIDALPRGQRQRYGQLQEALEQLRQELGTEPTDQQVADRLGLSLSQYQNLLMEVQRRFVLSLEEPWEDEEEGVGEPLEARLSGGDGAELEEAVDQGLLIERLERWIAELPERERTILALYYYEDLTLKEIAQLMGLTEARISQILGKLLLYLRARLRATISAPQGKP from the coding sequence ATGAACCTGGCCCGCCTACAAGCGCTTGCTGAAGCCTACAGCCGCCGTCGTGGCGACGAAACGCTACGGGAGGCCGTGATACTGGCCGCGATCCCCCTGGTACGGCGCATCGTGGGCAAGATCACCGTCCCTGCCCACCCGTTGGCACAGCAGGCCGATCTGGAGAGCGCGGGCATCATAGGGCTTCTGCAGGCGCTTGAGGCATATAATCCGCAAAGCAGCGCGGCTCAGTTTCACACCTTCGCCTATCAGCGTATCCGAGGTCAGATCATCGACTACCTGCGGCAGATCGACGCCTTGCCCCGCGGCCAACGCCAACGCTATGGCCAGCTGCAAGAGGCCCTGGAGCAGCTGCGTCAGGAGCTGGGCACCGAGCCCACGGACCAGCAGGTGGCCGACCGCCTGGGGCTTTCGCTGAGCCAGTACCAGAACCTTCTTATGGAGGTGCAGCGCCGCTTTGTGCTTAGCCTGGAAGAGCCCTGGGAGGATGAGGAAGAAGGCGTTGGCGAACCCCTGGAGGCGCGCCTGTCCGGCGGCGACGGCGCCGAGCTGGAGGAGGCCGTTGACCAAGGGCTTCTGATCGAGCGCCTAGAGCGCTGGATCGCGGAGCTTCCGGAGCGGGAGCGCACCATTCTGGCGCTCTATTACTATGAGGACTTGACCCTAAAGGAGATCGCCCAACTCATGGGGCTTACGGAGGCCCGCATCTCCCAGATCCTAGGCAAGCTGCTGTTGTATTTACGGGCCCGACTGCGAGCCACGATCAGCGCCCCACAAGGGAAGCCCTAA
- a CDS encoding enoyl-CoA hydratase-related protein, protein MAYRLLLVERYPEDGVALVRLNRPEVLNALSLALMQELVEALEALEADPEVRAIVLTGNERAFAAGADITEMVDASVVRMVLLDQFQRWDRIKRIYKPLIAAVSGYALGGGCELAMSCDMIVASETARFGQPEINIGVMPGAGGTQRLARAIGKARAMEMVLTGRLITAEEAYRAGLINRVVPVELYLDEALKLAREVAARPPLAVRLAKEAVLKAFELPLSAGLEFERKNFYLLFGSEDQKEGMRAFLEKRPPIWKGK, encoded by the coding sequence ATGGCGTATCGGCTGTTGTTGGTGGAGCGCTACCCCGAAGACGGGGTAGCGCTTGTGCGCCTCAACCGGCCCGAGGTGCTCAATGCCCTCAGTCTGGCCCTGATGCAGGAGCTCGTCGAGGCGTTGGAAGCCCTAGAGGCCGACCCCGAGGTGCGGGCTATAGTGCTGACCGGAAACGAGCGGGCCTTCGCCGCCGGGGCCGATATCACGGAAATGGTTGACGCCTCCGTAGTGCGCATGGTGCTCTTAGATCAGTTCCAGAGGTGGGATCGCATCAAGCGCATCTACAAGCCCTTGATTGCGGCCGTAAGCGGATACGCGCTCGGCGGAGGATGCGAGTTGGCCATGAGCTGCGACATGATCGTGGCCAGCGAGACGGCCCGCTTCGGACAACCGGAAATTAACATCGGCGTTATGCCCGGTGCGGGCGGCACACAGCGGCTAGCGCGCGCCATCGGCAAAGCGCGCGCCATGGAGATGGTTCTTACGGGCCGGCTGATCACGGCCGAGGAGGCCTACCGGGCGGGTCTAATCAACCGCGTTGTGCCCGTGGAACTTTATCTCGATGAGGCGTTAAAGCTAGCCCGCGAAGTGGCTGCTCGGCCCCCGCTGGCCGTACGCCTGGCCAAAGAGGCCGTCTTGAAGGCTTTTGAGCTGCCCCTCAGCGCGGGGTTGGAGTTTGAGCGCAAAAATTTCTACCTCCTGTTCGGCAGCGAGGACCAAAAAGAGGGTATGCGGGCGTTTCTGGAAAAGCGCCCCCCTATCTGGAAAGGCAAATAA
- a CDS encoding enoyl-CoA hydratase-related protein, whose amino-acid sequence MPAYATLHYEQPEAGIGWLELNRPEQLNAFDEVLTRELQEVLRSLERAPDLRALVLTGAGRGFCAGQDLKSLDMERERSLGESLERRYNPIIRRLRALPVPVIAAVNGAAAGAGMSLALACDVRIAAESAFFVQAFVRIGLVPDSGSSFFLVHLLGYARAFEIATLGERISAAEALRLGLVNRVVPDEALRQEALDWARRYASLPPKALALTKRLLAKATHASLDEMLDYERYCQEIAGRTEDYREGVAAFQQKRPPVFKGR is encoded by the coding sequence GTGCCGGCTTACGCGACCCTGCACTATGAACAACCCGAAGCGGGCATCGGGTGGCTGGAGCTAAACCGACCCGAACAGCTTAACGCCTTTGACGAGGTGCTCACACGGGAGCTGCAAGAGGTCCTGAGGAGCCTGGAGCGTGCCCCGGATTTGAGGGCGCTTGTGCTCACAGGAGCCGGAAGGGGCTTCTGCGCGGGTCAGGACCTCAAAAGTCTGGATATGGAGCGGGAGCGCTCATTAGGGGAGTCTTTGGAACGCCGCTACAATCCGATCATCCGACGCCTGCGCGCGCTGCCCGTTCCGGTGATCGCAGCCGTAAACGGCGCCGCAGCGGGGGCCGGCATGAGCTTGGCGCTGGCCTGCGATGTGCGCATCGCGGCCGAATCGGCCTTTTTCGTACAGGCTTTCGTGCGCATCGGGCTGGTGCCGGATTCGGGCTCCAGCTTCTTTCTGGTCCATTTGCTCGGGTACGCCCGCGCTTTTGAGATCGCCACTTTAGGGGAGCGTATTTCGGCTGCCGAGGCGTTGCGCTTGGGGCTGGTCAACCGCGTCGTGCCCGATGAGGCGCTGCGCCAGGAGGCGCTCGACTGGGCGCGTCGCTACGCGAGCTTGCCCCCTAAGGCGCTAGCCCTCACGAAGCGCCTGCTGGCGAAAGCCACGCATGCTTCCTTGGACGAAATGCTCGACTACGAACGTTACTGCCAAGAAATCGCGGGCCGCACCGAGGACTACCGCGAAGGCGTAGCCGCCTTTCAGCAAAAACGTCCCCCTGTGTTCAAGGGGCGCTAA
- a CDS encoding polyprenyl synthetase family protein: MPPIARAHSEYLERLQTQLEAHLRRSIPAGEPELLYAPAHYVLEAGGKRLRPLLLLLACEACGGRAEQALPAAVAMELFHTFTLVHDDIMDRSPTRRGRPTVHVRWGLEAAILTGDLLMGTSYFELSRVPETDIRPLLACLHEVMLRLCEGQTLDKQFETRQDVSPHEYWDMVDRKTGALLAGALEIGARLGSASEAQIVLFRAIGRALGRAFQLQDDWLDLAADPENWGKPIGQDVLEGKRTYLLLSALERAAEEADRRLLRRVLARQATPEDVPRVRALYERLGVFEEVRSLTIGYYAEAQSAVRTLPPSQASAALEALLDSLVGRVR; this comes from the coding sequence ATGCCCCCTATTGCTCGGGCGCATTCGGAGTATCTGGAGCGCCTGCAAACGCAACTGGAAGCCCACCTGCGCCGCAGCATCCCCGCCGGGGAACCGGAGCTGCTCTACGCCCCGGCGCATTACGTGCTCGAAGCCGGTGGTAAACGGCTTCGGCCCCTGCTTCTGCTGCTGGCCTGTGAGGCCTGCGGAGGGCGCGCCGAGCAAGCCCTGCCGGCCGCCGTGGCCATGGAGCTATTCCATACCTTCACGCTCGTTCACGACGACATCATGGACCGTTCCCCCACGCGCCGAGGCCGGCCCACAGTACATGTGCGCTGGGGATTGGAAGCGGCCATCCTGACCGGCGATCTGCTCATGGGCACAAGCTACTTTGAGCTCAGCCGGGTACCCGAAACCGACATCCGGCCTCTGCTGGCCTGCCTGCATGAGGTAATGCTCCGACTGTGCGAAGGCCAAACGCTCGACAAGCAGTTCGAGACGCGCCAGGATGTGTCCCCCCATGAATACTGGGACATGGTCGATCGTAAAACGGGCGCTCTGCTTGCGGGAGCTCTTGAGATTGGCGCTCGCCTCGGATCGGCCTCCGAGGCCCAGATCGTCCTATTTCGGGCCATCGGCCGGGCCCTCGGACGAGCCTTTCAGCTTCAAGACGACTGGTTGGATCTGGCCGCCGACCCCGAGAACTGGGGCAAGCCGATCGGACAAGACGTGCTAGAGGGGAAACGAACGTATTTGCTGCTTTCTGCGTTGGAGCGGGCCGCCGAAGAAGCCGATCGCAGACTGCTCCGACGCGTCTTGGCCCGACAAGCAACCCCTGAGGATGTACCCCGCGTGCGGGCGCTGTATGAACGCCTTGGGGTCTTCGAGGAAGTCCGCTCCCTCACGATAGGGTACTATGCAGAGGCCCAATCGGCTGTGCGGACGCTTCCCCCCTCGCAGGCTTCAGCCGCCCTGGAGGCGTTGCTGGACTCCCTCGTGGGACGCGTGCGTTAG
- a CDS encoding 3-hydroxyacyl-CoA dehydrogenase family protein, giving the protein MNAPRIWVGGPEALVREFQEQLPDASFSDPAEAELLVVLDLEPQELWAHWRELPPTKATRLVNSTTVLALELALAAPHPDRVVGLHALPGLLSLERWELVRTEITEASAVAQVEALCRRVGKTAEWVLDRIGGVLPRLLCGLINEACTAVQEQVAGPEEIDLAMQLGTNYPKGPFGWMRQFGARNALLVLEALFEDLREPRYRASPVLRRYALLERLGLPLWGADRGSQSGP; this is encoded by the coding sequence ATGAACGCCCCGCGCATCTGGGTTGGGGGGCCGGAGGCGCTGGTGCGCGAATTCCAGGAACAGCTTCCGGACGCCTCCTTTTCGGATCCTGCCGAGGCCGAGCTGCTGGTCGTGCTGGACCTGGAGCCCCAGGAGCTTTGGGCCCATTGGCGGGAGCTACCTCCCACAAAGGCAACAAGACTTGTCAACAGCACTACGGTGCTCGCCTTGGAACTTGCCCTGGCTGCGCCCCACCCCGATCGGGTGGTGGGGCTGCACGCGCTACCCGGCCTGCTAAGTCTGGAGCGCTGGGAACTGGTGCGCACGGAGATAACGGAGGCATCGGCCGTCGCGCAGGTGGAAGCGCTGTGTCGGCGCGTGGGCAAGACAGCAGAGTGGGTGCTCGATCGAATCGGCGGGGTGTTGCCTCGTCTGCTGTGCGGGCTCATCAACGAAGCTTGTACCGCTGTGCAAGAGCAGGTAGCCGGTCCGGAGGAGATCGACCTGGCCATGCAGCTGGGCACCAACTATCCCAAGGGCCCCTTTGGCTGGATGCGCCAATTCGGGGCGCGCAACGCACTGCTTGTGTTGGAGGCGCTCTTCGAGGACTTACGCGAACCCCGTTATAGGGCCTCACCTGTGCTGCGCCGATATGCCCTGTTGGAGCGCTTAGGGCTTCCCTTGTGGGGCGCTGATCGTGGCTCGCAGTCGGGCCCGTAA